AAGCTGTTTGTGGGATTGTTTACGGCGCTCATGCTGCTGGTCTGTTTCTATGCAGTCTGGATATTCTACGAGCGGAAAGGGAAAGTCACACCAGAGACGCCGCTTCCCGAATATCTACAACTCAAGTCAACGGTGCCGGTGAAGCAGTTGCCGAGCGACGTTCGGCAGGATATCAACGAGATGCTGACCGACTCGCAGGCGGTACTGGCACCCAAATGGGATTCGGAGAGCGCGGGACGAGAGCGCAGAATCGACAGCGCCACCGCTGCCGCAATCGCGCGCAAGGCGATGCAGCCGAACGACGAGCAGCGGGAACATCGACGGTTCTCCCACAATCTCGGCCTGGCGCACACGCATATCAACGGGCAGACGCTGCTGTTCTTTGGGATTGGGCTGGTGTTTCTGTTTTCATCGGCTTCGCCGAAACTCAAGAAGATTCTGTATTGGGTGTTCGGAGTCTCAATCGTCGCGCATGCGATTGGCCTGACCGGGCAGGGGTACTATCGGCTGTTCGATGATCTCCTGGCCATCAGTGGGTTGGTCTTGCTTGTAGTTATTGCATACATGAGCTTTCTCATATTCGTTGATCTCAGCCGCCGTCCCTCCAAGGAATAGATGTCATCCCGTCAATCTCAGAGCAGCCCATTCGTTATCGCCACCCACGGCGGCGCCGGGACGATACGCAGGAAAGAGATGACGCCGGAAAGAGAGTCCGGTTATCGAAACGGCCTCAGTGAATCACTTGCTGCCGGATACGAGATACTCGCACGCGGCGGTTCGGCACTCAATGCCGTAGTCGAGGCGGTGGTTGTGATGGAAAAGAACCCCCTGTTCAACGCCGGCAAAGGGGCGGTGTTCACCCACGAAGGGACCAACGAGCAGGATGCGTGTGTCATGGATGGAGCTACGCGCGCAGTTGGCGCGGTGGCGAACATAAAGCGAATTGCCAGTCCGATAACTCTCGCGCGGTTGGTGATGGAAAGGAGCAAGCATGTGCTTTTGGCCGGGGATGGCGCCGAAGCGTTTGCGGTCACGAACGGTATCGAACTTGTCGAGCCATCGTACTTCTTCACACAGCATCGCTGGGACCAACTGCAGCAGGCCCTAAAATGGGAAGAGGCAAATCAAGCAGTGACTGTTCGGCTGGATCACTCCGATGACAAGGATAAGGGGACAGTGGGCGCGGTGGCGCTCGACAGCCACGGCAATTTGGCGGCGGCGACCTCGACCGGTGGGATGACCAACAAGCGGTACGGCAGGATCGGCGATACCCCGATCGTGGGGTCCGGGACTTTTGCGGACAATGCTACGTGTGCTGTTTCTGCTACAGGCGTTGGGGAGTTTGTTATCCGGGCGGTGTTGGCGCATGATATTGCGGCGATGATGATGTACAAAGGGATGAGTCTGGCCGAGGCGACCAACATAGGTGTGATGGAGAAACTAACTGCGATTGGCGGCAGCGGCGGAGTGATAGCGATTGATCGACTCGGCAATATCGCCATGCCGTTCAACAGTGAGGGGATGTACCGCGGGTATAAGACAGCCGATGGACGCGAAGAGATCGCGATATTCAAGTAGGTCGGGTTCCGCGTCCGCTTCGGACAAGAAACCCGACAGAGTGTGCCGATTATGAACACCGACTACCGCCGATATCTCGAACCGGAAACGGTCTCCAAACTCAAGGGGATGGAACTGCGCGCCCGCATGGTGGTGGAGGGGTTTATCGCGGGACTGCATAAGTCACCATATCATGGCTTCTCAGTGGAATTTGCGGAACATCGCCAGTATATGCCGGGAGACAATATCCGGGATATTGACTGGAAACTGTACGCCAAGTCGGACCGGTACTATATCAAGCAATACGAAGAGGAGACCAATCTCAAGGCGTATCTCCTGCTCGACTGCTCCCGTTCGATGGCGTACAGGTCGGCGGCACGGGTCAGCAAGCTGGATTATGCAGGTATGCTATGCGGCGCGCTGTCATACATGATGCTTCGCCAGCGCGACGCCGTGGGGCTGGTGACATTCGACCAGAAGATTCGCCGGTATATCCCGCCACGTTCCAAGAGTGGGCACCTGCATGTACTTTTGAACGAGATCGCCGGGCAGACGCCGGCCGATGTCACCGACGTTTCGGTCGCACTTCACGAGATGGCGGAGCGGATCAAACGGCGCGGGCTGGTGATTGTCATGTCCGACCTGCTGGACGATGCCGAGCGGATTGTCTCGGGGCTGAAGCATTTCCGGTACAACAAGCACGAGATTATTGTCTTTCACATTCTGGACCCGCGCGAGCGGGATTTTGCGTTCGGCCAGGAGGCGGTGTTCAAAGACATGGAGACCGGCGAAGAGATTACCACCATGCCGTATCAGATGAAGCGGGATTTCCAGAAGCAGGTGAAGGCGTTCGCGACTGAGATCGAGTCTTCCTGCCGTCAGTCCAATATCGACTATCATCCGATCGACACCAACACCCCGTTCGACAAAGCGCTGTACGCGTTTTTGGCGAAACGGGAGCGGTTGTATTAGGCTGGCTCTGCCGGCAAAGCAGTTGCAAGCATTATTCCTGGTCGGCAAACCCCTGTTCAATACCTGAACAGATTTGCACAGAGCGTTGAGGCCAAGCATGGATCAAAACTATTGCGGGCTAAGACGATAGCTTTTCTGACACTGGCAGATTTCCCTTCCCCGACAATGGCACGGACTTTGCTTTTTGGCTAGGTGGCATTACCGAAAGATAGTGCCAGCTAAGTTAGACCTGCCCCTGGTTGACCCCCAGGGGTTCTTTTTTGGCTCGAAGGGGGTTATTCCACCTATCTTCCCCGGAATCAAAAACATTGACACCCCCTTCGCCGAACCTATACGTTCCCAACTGCTATGAACCTGATTCTCAAACGGATAGCCCTGATGGCACTGATCGTTTTGGTAGCGGTCGGTGCATATTACTTCTATGACAAGAACCGAGTGCGTGGGCAGTCTGAAAAGCTCGCGCAAATAATTCACGACGAGGACCGAAGGGAGTTCAGCGCTCGCCTGAAGGGGTATCTGGCTGACCCAAATGTGGAGATTCGCCGCCGGGCGGCTCTGGCGGTCGGGCGAATCGGTGATAAGCGAGGTTCAGAACTGCTGTATACCCTCGTGATGGATAGCTCGCTAGATGTGGCCGGTGCGGCCGCGTTCGCATTGGGACTTATGCAGGACCGTCGGTACGCCTCGAAACTTATTGAAGTGGCAATCGACCTGCCCGGCGCCGTTGCGGCATCGGCTGTCGAAGCGGCCGGACGTCTGACCGACAGCAGCATGACCGAAATGCCGGACCGGATCGCGCGGTTTCTGGAGGACCCCTCACCGGAGGTGCGTGAGGCTGCCTGCAACGCGCTGTTTCTGTGCCGAGCGAAAAGCAAAGCCGCGGAACTGGTTAGTTTGGCCTCGACCGAGACGGACAGTTTAGTGAAAGAGCGGGCGCTGTACGCACTGGCTCGGATGGGGGCGCCGGAAG
Above is a window of Candidatus Zixiibacteriota bacterium DNA encoding:
- a CDS encoding isoaspartyl peptidase/L-asparaginase — protein: MSSRQSQSSPFVIATHGGAGTIRRKEMTPERESGYRNGLSESLAAGYEILARGGSALNAVVEAVVVMEKNPLFNAGKGAVFTHEGTNEQDACVMDGATRAVGAVANIKRIASPITLARLVMERSKHVLLAGDGAEAFAVTNGIELVEPSYFFTQHRWDQLQQALKWEEANQAVTVRLDHSDDKDKGTVGAVALDSHGNLAAATSTGGMTNKRYGRIGDTPIVGSGTFADNATCAVSATGVGEFVIRAVLAHDIAAMMMYKGMSLAEATNIGVMEKLTAIGGSGGVIAIDRLGNIAMPFNSEGMYRGYKTADGREEIAIFK
- a CDS encoding DUF58 domain-containing protein, with the protein product MNTDYRRYLEPETVSKLKGMELRARMVVEGFIAGLHKSPYHGFSVEFAEHRQYMPGDNIRDIDWKLYAKSDRYYIKQYEEETNLKAYLLLDCSRSMAYRSAARVSKLDYAGMLCGALSYMMLRQRDAVGLVTFDQKIRRYIPPRSKSGHLHVLLNEIAGQTPADVTDVSVALHEMAERIKRRGLVIVMSDLLDDAERIVSGLKHFRYNKHEIIVFHILDPRERDFAFGQEAVFKDMETGEEITTMPYQMKRDFQKQVKAFATEIESSCRQSNIDYHPIDTNTPFDKALYAFLAKRERLY